The nucleotide sequence gctatggaaccagctccctgtccaggtacgggagcctgactccatcgctacttttaagatcagacttaaaacctacctctttgaaaaagcttattgttgctaattctgtagttccagttactattatagacagacaaattatcatacttagggggtcgtctaatcgttaggtcacatctcagctatgctgttataggccaaggctgccggggtccggaaacatgatcaccggacaggcctctgtcaccccactgggtcatggtttcctctcctctcctttcctttcctcctcctcatcaagcagactagttatgctgattcctgtgtagtttttctgcccccccacccctcccctatttctttacaggtatcgccgccttcggagctgcatgatgacctctggccccgctgacccgttgtatagtgtatttttgtgtgtgtttctgtgctctgtgcctctcctctccctttacccagctggccatcaatAGGAGGctctccctacatgagcctggtcctgctcaaggtttcttcctgttaaaggggagtttttccttgccactcttgcttgtctggggtcaggccctgggattctggaaagcgccttgaaaccattttgattgtataagacgctatataaataaaaattgatttgatttgagataaaaataaagcagatgGCAAATTATGCTCTGCAAAGCCTTTTCAGAGTTTTAGGTATAAAGCTTGGTTTTTCCTTCTCAAACATAAAGGTACAGAGGCCATAAACATGGTGAAGCTCGTCATGGAGATACATCCCAGCATCATGCTGAAGTGTTAAAAATGATGGGCTTTTTAGCTAAGTATCCCAAATTGTGGACGAAAACTGAAACAGACCAATGATGCTGAAACTgcgtttcatttaaaaaacaaacctggtCCTCACATTTTCTGGGTTGAGTTCTCACAAGGATATTGATGAGGACATCATCTATGTGTTAGTTGCTTTGCCAGTTTTATGTTGCAACTGTTGTTTTTCAGGGCGATGTTTAAGTGAAATACTCTAGCTTGTACACTGATGGCAGCTAATAAAAATGCAAACTGAGTCAACTGGTGGTAAAATGAGACTTTACCATTAAATTTCTTTGCAAGCACAATTTAATTTAATGATAAACCACAGAAGATATGGTGGGTGGGTGTTTTTTGAGAATTGTCACTTACTGTAAAGATCCTGAGACCAGTGCGATCAAAAGCAATACAGTAAACAGCAGACAGATGACCCAGGACCCTCCTGCGCAGGAACATGCGCGCATAATTGTTGACAGGGTTGATGGAGGTGAAGCGCTGCCCTCCCATTAGCTCCCTCCCACGAAGGACCTTAACTGTTGATAAGAAGTCAATCATGCGGGTGAAGTGATGTAAATTACAAGGTTGTTACAAGCCCAAGAACAACAGGACATTATCAGGAGTAACATTCTCATTACAGACCGAACAAGAAGAAGTTAAATACAGCATACTGCTATATACTATCAGCAAAACAGAAATAACTAGTTTCAGCTCTCCTCCCGTGTGGACCATTTCATTGCCAATATCAGTGCAAGTCAGCTTtaagaaagatgaaaaacacCAGCTCCAATTCAAACATTATCAGTAAACACCAACAATAACAGCTGGTCTGAAATCTGAAACATCTGGCCTTTATGTGTTGCTATGGGAAACACAATGGCTGAGAAAGTAGAGCAAATCTTACACTTCTCCCTTTCCCTAACTTGTCTCTTCactaaaacagaacaaatgcagATGCATTTCTTTGCATTCACTCTAACTCATTGGGGGAATATGGGGAACAGATATGAAGTCTTTCTTCAGAACAGACAAAAATAAGTTATTGTAAGCAATAAATTATTGCGGAATGGGGAACAAATAGCAAAATGCAGGAAATGCAAAActtatgaagaaaaataaaattaaacgcAGAGCTACAGAGTAATCGAGAGCATAAATCCTTCTAAAGGCCAACTTGATGGTCAACACACCAGCAGCCAGCCTGCAAACACGTGCACAGCCTCCACTTTTCATTCAGGGAAAGAAACATGAAAGAGACAGAACCTACCGAGGTGCAGAGTTCTCTTGCAGTTTAAAGGCCTCTCTGGTGGTCTGCCCCAGTGAAGGGCTGCATATGATGAAGCTGGCAACTGTGAGCTTTCAGAGTCTGAAATACACAAAAGCATTTAAGAATTTACTGACAATACAGGGGGAAAAGCAAAGGTTTTGATCTGGAAGAAActttactgttttcttttttctctagTGTGTATTTAAAAAACAGCTAAAGGCACCTTTTATGGTCCTGAGCGCTGACTGTTTTCCAGTACCCAGGAGGGTTTGTACGCCAGAGACGCACGATGGCACCGCTTTGTCGAGAATTGGTCCAATCTGCATGCATATCCGCAGCAAATGTTCTGGTGTAATGTGTCTGTTAGCTGCAACCTGGCAAGGTGAACAAGGACAAGGCTGAATTGCTACAGCACACTACACCAAACATGTCAATGGCCACACAAACAGGGTTTATTGTCAAAACAGATCAGAAAATATGACTTTGCACTTTCAGACACCAGACTAGGCAATCAAATATCAGACCAATTGTGtgttgaggctttttttttttttattaaatttaaaCATCTACAGGGACATGGAGTAcctaaaatataaatacaacaATCACTtcagaaaaaaacaccacaaacaaCCCACACTTTTGTGTCTCATATTTTGTCCGGTCTTCTGGAAACTGCAGACAGCCAACAAACTTCTATGAGAATAATATCTGGCAGGACAGTTCGTGGTTTTAATCGCTGCTCAACACCAGATCCGGGGGCGTGGTCTAATATGTAAATCATTGGAACGGACCAATCGCAGCTCAGGTCATACGCAAAGCGACGCAGAGACAACGATCCTCGGCCTGTGATTGGCCAGCGGAGCCGCCTCAACCGAGCAAAAGCAGAACTACCCACCCTATCTGTAGCTGAAAAAGTCCTGGATAAATATATTAAACCCTCTACCCTGACATATTCTCGACTGTTACACCGAAAACAATTTTGGAAAGAATTCGAGAGGACAAAGTTGCGACTTCATACACCTAAAATCTGCTCTAAAAACCCCACAGTCGCGAGGCaaggaaaagaacaaagaacGTAAACAAGCACCGAGCATGGCCAGAGTCCCTGTCACAAGACAATAACAACAGGCGATGGGTACGCAGATCATTCATTAGGCTTACCACGTCTTCATATGTTCTCTGGTGTTCATTTCCCAGCCAGTCCAATCTTCTCGGTAAGagctgcagagaagaagaatagAGGTGAAAAACTCGCggaatgtaaaagaaaaagccGACTGATGTCAAACGAGAAGGACAGATGCAGTTAAAAGTCGAGCGAGTGAAACAAGTTTGATCCTCGGAGTCGGTCAACACTCGTAGCAGCTAGCATAGCAGTGGGACAGCAAGAGTGCTGGCGACAATACACACCTGATGTTCCTCTAGTTCACTGatcaggacctgcaggacacagTCAGGCACATTAAAAGGCATCCAACAACTCTGTCATTCAGCAGCACCAAACTATTTTCAAATACAACAAACTCGTCCGGGAAGACGTGCCAGCTCACCTCAGCGGCTCTCCGACACGGACCAGTCGTTAGAAAACGTGATATCAAGTAATAAAGCTCTGAAACACAAGCACGGGGACGTTAGCAGTGAGAAAAGCAGTGGGCAAATCAATCGGCGACAACGATACTGGACCAAATTTCAGCTATCGGTGGGCTTTACTTAGCTTACCCGACTCAACGAGCGAAATATTCCGATTTTTTGCCATTGAATCGTCCGTGGTTTGGAGAGGTGACTTGTAAGGCAACTTTGCCTAGTGAGAAAAggtatatttatttaatttcagtACACAGCACTGACCCCTCTCCACGGTAGCTCCCGCTTTCTCTTTAGCCTATTTGCAGTCACCATGGGAAGGATGAGGCCTTAACGAGAGCGCTGACTTCCGGCTCCACGGCGCCTCACAGGAAAAGGGGGGTTGGGAGGAGCAACAAAGACAGGCGACTACAGCGACGCTTTTACCCGAATGCAGCCGCTCTTTCACGCTTTATCAAAGGGAATTAGTCCAGGGAAGGAGATGTCTGCTCAAGCATAAACCCAATAAAACGCGACTGAATGCGATGAAACAATTGAGCTCACCTTCTACACTAGCTTAATTTCAACCCTACCTGCCTCGTACAAAAAACAGCCATAAAGGCTAATGTGACTCCAGATCAAAGACATGAAAGGCAAATTTTTGATTTCTTTCCTGGGTGGGGGAGAACAGCTGAAAAAACCCGATGGTCCACGTTTGTCTACAATAAGTTGGCAGTGAGAGGTTTCACTTCTCATCCAGGCTTCTTTATTTCAATCCTTCCTATGAACTGTGACAAATTTACCTATTCAAAATATGCTCTTATGACAAAGTGGCACTGAGAGATGTAATGAGCAGGAACAAGTGTTCTTCATGATACAGAGCTAAGATTAAACCCTATTTTCTGTTTCCACGTTCCCCTGAAAGGGCCAATAACAACCCTTCAGAGACAAATGTTATACCATACAAAGACATGAAATTTATTCAGGTTTGGTGAAATTATTCACAGCCAACAGGTGGATGCAAGCTTACATCAGTTTGAATCTTGAAACCCACATTTCCCGCACATTAGAGTTATTCATCAGCCGTAATCAAACGATGACCTTGCATCTGTTGTCACAGATTTTGGTCTAAATTCCCCAGTACACAACAGACTGAATTTAGACAATTTTCTTTGATGTAACGAACCCATCAACCCCCCATTTAATCAGCTGTATATTACAGTAAATTCCAGTTGGTCACTGAAAGGAGATGCTTGTATTTTGCACTGTAATCAATAAGTGTCTGAGGATATTAACAGCATTCAGTCACATCATCACCCAGATGTATTTGATGCATCTAACTAATGATTTAGACCACAATGCTGTCACATAACAGTAATACATAACTGAGAAACAGAGACAGTCATACTTTAATTGGCATTTTATACCAAttataaagaaaacattttaacctttaaaaaaacaaaactgtacaTTGGAAGCGAAAATCCAAACACCAAAACAGGAATTTACCCAATCAATTCCAGTACAAGTTAAAACGATTAAAGTAAACAGTGATGGGAGGAAATAATTACTCAACAGAAAACATAACCCTTAATTTTAACTTCATCCAATTCCCTTTCAAACAGTATTGTGATGTGATAGATTTTTTCCCAaaccaaacacattttaaaagctttcATTCATCTCAGGAATGTTTCATGTAAACTGTCCTGGAGTCCAGAATCTCAGAGAAAACTACAACTTAAAGCAAAAACTAACAGCCAGATCAATGAAAAAAGCATTAGGTAATAcaacaaactgaaaaaaatCCCTTCCACAGGGgaagaaatttaaaaatgcCTTTTGGCCATCACATCCCTAAAAACATTATCATCTTAAGAAAATAGATAATAACAATCTCTGCATTGTACAGGAATCAAAGTACAGCGCGCGTTTCTGGATGTCCCCACTACTCGGTCTTCCCTTCCTTTTCGGCCTCACCGTCTTTTTCGtccgtctcctctgctgctgcggctggcTGTTcgataaagaaagaaaatgagccTTCTGCAGCGCCCACGTGCAGTGGTACATACCAAAGTTTAATTGTGTGTCACCTCTTCAGCTTTAGCTTCCCCGTTTTCTGGAGGACTTTCATCCTTCGTTTTGgcctcttccttcttctcttcctctggcTTGGCCTTTGCCACCTCTTTTACCTTCTTAGGCTTAGGAGGTGCCTGATTATatccaaaatgaaacaaagcagATCAATATATTCAATTCAGTTACTCAGAGAATAAACAAGTACAAGGGAAGAGCCTGCCTGGCCACTGAGCCTGTTCccactcatgtttctgtcttTCTAAATGGGTTTCTCGAATGTAAAAAGTACAATTGGCCTGTCACTTTAGCCAACTGAATTTGATGCCtgatgaatttttttttacctaccACACTAAGCGTGTGACCCAGTCGACACATCATTGGTGTGTTGCGAACAGCACTGATGGGTACTCTTGGTAGGTTGGGTTCAGGTCAGGGTGGCTTCCTCATTCACAATGATTTAAAAGTGACAGTGTCTCAACAGAGACATTAACTTAGCCTACTGTTGTGTTCCTTACAGCCTTGTCACTGTAACCACAGACAACAATGTCCAGAAGCTGAAATGAACGTGATCTAGCTAGGAAAGGTGTTCACGTTGCAAACAGGCCAGACAGAAGCATAATGGGGCCTTCAGCGGGGTCGCAGGAGGGCCTGAAGCCTCATCCCTCTGCCTCCAGGTGAGAGGCAGGGCTGAGAGTAAATCCctcacctttttcttttctggtgTTGGAGCCGGCTGCActttctgtaaaaaaacaacatttaaccGCATTACATTTCTGCAAGCACACAAGTGCAGCACACATCATTATGGTGTTACTATCTGTGGAACTTACATCACTCAGCCGTTGTGATTTTCTTGTtggctgcagaaaaacaaataggttaaaatacagcaaaaaaaatcccaacatGGTTAGCTCAAAAGACCAGAAATGTTGACATAAGGACAAATATTAGTGCTAGCAACTAATTTGAATCTTATTTGGATTCTTATGTGAAAAGTTTTGTCTGTGTTCTACTTTCACTTGTTTCATTTAAtaacaatcaaacaaacaaaaaaatccgtATCTGAGGTAAAATATGTACGGTACATCTAAAGGGACACACAAGTGTCATTTTTTgcctccttcctttcctccaGATATGGATACAGAGATTTTTCTTTGTGCAGTAACCAGAGATGCATAAAAATAACCccctgctaattagcttagctcaaatAATGAATGAGCAGGCCTGTCTGTCTTAAGTCATCACATAATCTTCTCCATGCTACCATATGGTTGTTGTGACCTGAGCATTTACACAATTTAAAATCAGCGGCATGCTGCACCGTGAAAACCATGCCCTTATTTTCCAGTGATCTGAAGTGTGGTTTATGTGAAGAAACAAACCCAGTTTCACTACCTACAACCCTATAGGGTCAGAGTAAGATCTGTAATTGGTGGAGCCTGAGGTTTGAACTTCAATACTTCCTGGACTACACTGCCCCCTGTGTTTAACATCAGCTACAAATGTAATTACACAATGGGGTAAACAAACAAGTAATAacatgcacatttgtgtgttggtaGTTTCAGAACATTCATCTGAAGACTTTAGACAGATGTTAGTTGACTTTCTGTCAAATACCAGAAATACAAACTAAACTTGAAAACAGCATCTGAGCTTTCCAAACCTATTTCACTACAGACAAAGGTAAGATTAAGTCTGGGAAAAGGTTAAAACTAAAACACATAGATAAAAATTCTGTAGAATTGGAGTTAATTGTCTGTAGCCAGCATTGGCTGCTAATCCAGAAGAGAATTATTAGTGTATATTAATacagaaaagtccaaataaaatataaagattgtctccaaactgtttttttttttaagaaaaccatTGCTGATATTAATAAATTaccatttaaacatgcaaaatatgatatttttatttattatatgcCTGTGAATAAATCGGTGTCCTTTTGGGTAATGATCGGATCACAGCCCCTATTATGAtcagtcattaatctgctcTAACTTGAAGAATCGGATTTGCGCTGCACTAAAGAAGAGGTGAATTCTAGCAGTGAATCCTTTCTGCTCTGGTAGATACTGACCTCTGTACTCCCCTCTGCAGCCCTGGCAGCCTGTGGGAGACAGCGACAAAACAAAAGTGTGAAGGCAGAGTAAAGAAGCGCTTCATGTGGGTGTGTTGTGAAGGGGGATGGgcacctctccctccccttAAATCAGAAAGGAATTATACAAGCTTGGTGGAAGACCGGGCTGCCACCTTTCTACTCAAATGTTCCTTCGGATTTCTGccgccagcagctgctgccggcGAAAAACTCACGATTCACGGAGGCAGCCGGGAGTCATCAAAGTTTAAGTTAATCGGATAATCGGACTAATAGCGAAGAGTTTGTGCGGCCGCTGCAGATCTCGGCGGTGGCGCTCGGCGGGTCACAATAAAGTCAAAATCTCCACAGCACGTACACATAAAACACGCCGACAAATTCGGAACTTAAAAATAAGAGTTGCTCTAATGCAGGAGCATAAAGCCGGGATTAGGTCCAAATACCCGCAGGCGTTTCGGCAAGACATTTTCTTTAAGTGGCAACCTGTTCGTCGGCTCATATTCACGCCCGCACCAAGAAAGGTGCATAAAAACACGTCTGCGAATAAAAGCGAGGACGGCACGTATGCTTGGGTTTGTAAAACGTGGGAATAGATGTACAATCTATTTTATTCGACCAAAGGGCGCCACTTCCCTGTTTTTAGCGGCTAACCCGAGTACAGTAAATGTGGCTCACTCGCTGTGGAAACATGCAAGTCCGGACAATTCGAAAACCGAGATCGGCGCATCGAAAAATGTTGCAAATGCAGCCGTGCGACCAACTCACCCTTCTCCGCACCATGGTCCCCTGTTTTGTTCGTCAGCTGTTCGATTTAGAAAGAGAAGAGCAAAACCTTTTGCGGGTCAGCGAAGAAAATCGACTCTTTATCTCTGCCTCCCTTCACCTTCAGAAAAGTGCGTTAACGTAAACGCCTGAGCAGGACAAAATCTAGCTAAAACCGGATTGGATCCCCCCTCACGGTACATTTTAGCCCTTATCCTACCAACCTAGCAGGCAGCGGCATATCCCGCCCCTGGCGCCCAGTGATTGGCTTTCATGTGAAGGCTCCACATTTT is from Takifugu rubripes chromosome 11, fTakRub1.2, whole genome shotgun sequence and encodes:
- the hmgn1a gene encoding non-histone chromosomal protein HMG-14A-like, producing MVRRRAARAAEGSTEPTRKSQRLSDKVQPAPTPEKKKAPPKPKKVKEVAKAKPEEEKKEEAKTKDESPPENGEAKAEEPAAAAEETDEKDGEAEKEGKTE